Proteins encoded together in one Macadamia integrifolia cultivar HAES 741 chromosome 8, SCU_Mint_v3, whole genome shotgun sequence window:
- the LOC122087587 gene encoding probable purine permease 4 isoform X2 has protein sequence MDINREKERQIHQSDEEIGRGGERSSDKDKSSLRYRILLAVTYTSLFVGSVSSSLLSRFYFIHGGSSIWVSTWVQSAGFPLLLLPIYLPRLFDLHRRQPRPFSYFTLKLLLITVGMGLISGLSNFLFSWGIFYLPLSTSSLLLSCQLAFNLILSVLIVKQRIVFSNLNTVVLITLSSILLAIGSSHDRPKGVTQRQYFMGLFAILSTGLLFALYLPLMEMIYKKMVQGYEMVIEMQFINAAVATALASVGMAFDGGFREMRKVSKKSFDLGTAAYGLTVGFSVSASTYVGVSIGRAGLVSVSISIGFNLVRWCKILAS, from the exons ATGGATATcaacagagaaaaagaaaggcaaaTCCATCAATCCGATGAAGAAATCGGAAGAGGAGGAGAACGCAGTAGTGATAAGGACAAATCCAGCTTGCGTTATCGGATTCTCCTAGCCGTCACCTACACATCTCTGTTCGTGGGTTCTGTATCTTCAAGCTTGCTTTCCAGATTCTACTTCATTCATGGAGGTTCAAGCATATGGGTCTCCACTTGGGTCCAATCCGCtggcttccctcttcttctcttacccATCTACCTCCCTCGCCTCTTCGACTTACATCGACGACAACCTCGACCTTTCTCTTACTTCACCCTCAAGCTTCTCCTCATAACCGTTGGGATGGGTCTGATTTCAGGCTTAAGCAACTTCCTCTTCTCATGGGGCATCTTCTATCTCCCTCTCTCaacctcatctcttcttctctcctgtCAACTCGCCTTCAACCTCATCCTCTCTGTGCTCATCGTGAAGCAACGAATCGTGTTCTCCAACCTCAACACCGTTGTTCTCATTACCCTGAGTTCAATCCTGTTGGCAATCGGATCTAGCCATGATAGACCTAAAGGGGTAACCCAGAGACAATACTTCATGGGCTTATTCGCTATTCTCTCGACGGGATTGCTCTTCGCTCTCTATCTGCCATTAATGGAGATGATTTACAAGAAGATGGTTCAGGGTTACGAGATGGTGATTGAAATGCAGTTCATCAATGCAGCGGTTGCGACGGCGTTAGCTTCGGTTGGGATGGCGTTTGACGGAGGGTTTAGAGAGATGAGGAAGGTGAGTAAGAAGAGTTTTGATTTGGGAACGGCGGCGTATGGGTTGACGGTGGGATTTA GTGTGTCGGCATCAAcatatgtaggggtgtcaatcggtcgggccgggtTGGTCTCGGTCTCAATTTCGATTGGGTTTAACCTTGTTCGATGGTGTAAAATCCTTGCATCGTAA
- the LOC122087587 gene encoding probable purine permease 4 isoform X3: protein MDINREKERQIHQSDEEIGRGGERSSDKDKSSLRYRILLAVTYTSLFVGSVSSSLLSRFYFIHGGSSIWVSTWVQSAGFPLLLLPIYLPRLFDLHRRQPRPFSYFTLKLLLITVGMGLISGLSNFLFSWGIFYLPLSTSSLLLSCQLAFNLILSVLIVKQRIVFSNLNTVVLITLSSILLAIGSSHDRPKGVTQRQYFMGLFAILSTGLLFALYLPLMEMIYKKMVQGYEMVIEMQFINAAVATALASVGMAFDGGFREMRKVSKKSFDLGTAAYGLTVGFSVSASTYVGVSIGRAGLVSVSISIGFNLVRWCKILAS, encoded by the exons ATGGATATcaacagagaaaaagaaaggcaaaTCCATCAATCCGATGAAGAAATCGGAAGAGGAGGAGAACGCAGTAGTGATAAGGACAAATCCAGCTTGCGTTATCGGATTCTCCTAGCCGTCACCTACACATCTCTGTTCGTGGGTTCTGTATCTTCAAGCTTGCTTTCCAGATTCTACTTCATTCATGGAGGTTCAAGCATATGGGTCTCCACTTGGGTCCAATCCGCtggcttccctcttcttctcttacccATCTACCTCCCTCGCCTCTTCGACTTACATCGACGACAACCTCGACCTTTCTCTTACTTCACCCTCAAGCTTCTCCTCATAACCGTTGGGATGGGTCTGATTTCAGGCTTAAGCAACTTCCTCTTCTCATGGGGCATCTTCTATCTCCCTCTCTCaacctcatctcttcttctctcctgtCAACTCGCCTTCAACCTCATCCTCTCTGTGCTCATCGTGAAGCAACGAATCGTGTTCTCCAACCTCAACACCGTTGTTCTCATTACCCTGAGTTCAATCCTGTTGGCAATCGGATCTAGCCATGATAGACCTAAAGGGGTAACCCAGAGACAATACTTCATGGGCTTATTCGCTATTCTCTCGACGGGATTGCTCTTCGCTCTCTATCTGCCATTAATGGAGATGATTTACAAGAAGATGGTTCAGGGTTACGAGATGGTGATTGAAATGCAGTTCATCAATGCAGCGGTTGCGACGGCGTTAGCTTCGGTTGGGATGGCGTTTGACGGAGGGTTTAGAGAGATGAGGAAGGTGAGTAAGAAGAGTTTTGATTTGGGAACGGCGGCGTATGGGTTGACGGTGGGAT TTAGTGTGTCGGCATCAAcatatgtaggggtgtcaatcggtcgggccgggtTGGTCTCGGTCTCAATTTCGATTGGGTTTAACCTTGTTCGATGGTGTAAAATCCTTGCATCGTAA
- the LOC122087587 gene encoding probable purine permease 4 isoform X1 yields the protein MDINREKERQIHQSDEEIGRGGERSSDKDKSSLRYRILLAVTYTSLFVGSVSSSLLSRFYFIHGGSSIWVSTWVQSAGFPLLLLPIYLPRLFDLHRRQPRPFSYFTLKLLLITVGMGLISGLSNFLFSWGIFYLPLSTSSLLLSCQLAFNLILSVLIVKQRIVFSNLNTVVLITLSSILLAIGSSHDRPKGVTQRQYFMGLFAILSTGLLFALYLPLMEMIYKKMVQGYEMVIEMQFINAAVATALASVGMAFDGGFREMRKVSKKSFDLGTAAYGLTVGFNVVTWQVCFMGSAGLVYLTTSLTGGICMTALLSINELGGVLVFGDEFGGGKVVSTLMCVWGFCSYVYGEYRKMVEGEKRNEQGNLENDQEKAMEVVSVNSCYFESRNLS from the coding sequence ATGGATATcaacagagaaaaagaaaggcaaaTCCATCAATCCGATGAAGAAATCGGAAGAGGAGGAGAACGCAGTAGTGATAAGGACAAATCCAGCTTGCGTTATCGGATTCTCCTAGCCGTCACCTACACATCTCTGTTCGTGGGTTCTGTATCTTCAAGCTTGCTTTCCAGATTCTACTTCATTCATGGAGGTTCAAGCATATGGGTCTCCACTTGGGTCCAATCCGCtggcttccctcttcttctcttacccATCTACCTCCCTCGCCTCTTCGACTTACATCGACGACAACCTCGACCTTTCTCTTACTTCACCCTCAAGCTTCTCCTCATAACCGTTGGGATGGGTCTGATTTCAGGCTTAAGCAACTTCCTCTTCTCATGGGGCATCTTCTATCTCCCTCTCTCaacctcatctcttcttctctcctgtCAACTCGCCTTCAACCTCATCCTCTCTGTGCTCATCGTGAAGCAACGAATCGTGTTCTCCAACCTCAACACCGTTGTTCTCATTACCCTGAGTTCAATCCTGTTGGCAATCGGATCTAGCCATGATAGACCTAAAGGGGTAACCCAGAGACAATACTTCATGGGCTTATTCGCTATTCTCTCGACGGGATTGCTCTTCGCTCTCTATCTGCCATTAATGGAGATGATTTACAAGAAGATGGTTCAGGGTTACGAGATGGTGATTGAAATGCAGTTCATCAATGCAGCGGTTGCGACGGCGTTAGCTTCGGTTGGGATGGCGTTTGACGGAGGGTTTAGAGAGATGAGGAAGGTGAGTAAGAAGAGTTTTGATTTGGGAACGGCGGCGTATGGGTTGACGGTGGGATTTAACGTGGTGACATGGCAGGTTTGTTTTATGGGATCGGCGGGACTGGTTTACCTGACGACGTCGTTGACGGGGGGGATTTGCATGACGGCGTTACTGTCGATAAATGAGTTGGGAGGTGTTTTGGTGTTTGGGGATGAGTTTGGTGGAGGGAAGGTGGTGTCGACTCTAATGTGTGTTTGGGGGTTTTGTTCTTATGTGTATGGCGAGTACAGAAAAATGgtggagggagagaagaggaatGAACAGGGTAATCTGGAGAATGATCAGGAGAAGGCGATGGAGGTGGTTAGTGTCAACTCATGTTACTTTGAATCTCGAAATTtatcttga
- the LOC122086104 gene encoding histone H4-like has translation MSGRGKGGKGLGKGGAKRHRKVLRDNIQGITKPAIRRLARRGGVKRISGLIYEETRGVLKIFLENVIQDAVTYTEHARRKTVTAMDVIYALKRQGRTLYGFGG, from the coding sequence ATGTCTGGTCGTGGTAAGGGCGGTAAGGGTTTAGGAAAAGGAGGAGCGAAGCGTCATAGGAAGGTGTTGCGAGATAACATCCAGGGTATTACGAAGCCTGCGATTCGTCGTCTTGCGAGGAGGGGAGGTGTTAAGAGAATCAGTGGTCTTATCTATGAAGAGACTAGGGGTGTTCTCAAGATCTTCCTTGAGAATGTTATTCAAGATGCTGTGACGTATACGGAGCACGCAAGGAGGAAGACAGTGACGGCCATGGATGTCATTTATGCCCTGAAGAGGCAGGGGAGGACTCTCTATGGATTCGGCGGTTAA
- the LOC122085625 gene encoding ACT domain-containing protein ACR9-like, with amino-acid sequence MGVPSEDVVLIQKGKKDGEPYVITVNCPGRTGLGCDLCRIILEFGLRITKGDVSTDGIWCYIVLWVVPHSASLTVRWPSLKNRLLSVCPSCAVSFYFNQPSSCSKASPVYLLKYCCLDRKGLLHDVTQVLCELELTIQRVKVMTTPDGRVVDLFFITDSMDLLHTKQRWDDTCKQLHSVLGESCIICDLQLARPEYQTQLGVSSLPPEVAEEIFNCELSDKETRSQALSPDLTKLKKASVMIDNSLSPAHTLLQIHCVDQKGLLYDIMRPLKDCNIQIAYGRFSSNNKDFREVDLFIQQTDGKKIVDVDKQNALCSRLKVEMLHPLRVIIANRGPDTELLVANPVELSGKGRPRVFYDVTLALKVLGICIFSAEIGRHSTPDREWEVYRFLLDESCDFQLSDSRARNHIVDRVRRTLMGW; translated from the exons ATGGGTGTGCCAAGTGAAGACGTGGTGTTGAttcagaaggggaagaaggatgGTGAGCCCTATGTGATCACCGTGAATTGCCCCGGAAGGACTGGATTGGGCTGTGACCTCTGCAGAATCATTCTCGAATTCGGCCTTCGCATTACCAAGGGTG ATGTCTCAACTGATGGGATTTGGTGCTACATCGTCTTATGGGTGGTTCCTCATTCTGCCTCGCTTACAGTGAGATGGCCAAGTTTGAAGAATCGGCTTCTATCTGTATGCCCTTCATGCGCAGTTTCGTTTTACTTCAATCAACCATCAAGTTGCTCTAAAGCTTCTCCAGTTTACCTTTTGAAATACTGTTGTCTGGACCGGAAAGGTTTGCTACACG ATGTCACTCAGGTCCTCTGCGAGCTTGAGCTTACAATTCAGAGAGTGAAAGTGATGACAACCCCTGATGGCAGGGTTGTGGACCTCTTCTTTATAACAGATAGCAT GGACCTTCTACATACAAAACAGAGGTGGGATGACACATGTAAGCAGCTACATTCTGTTTTGGGAGAATCATGTATCATTTGTGACCTTCAGTTGGCAAGGCCTGAATATCAAACTCAACTGGGAGTATCTTCTCTTCCACCAGAGGTTGCGGAGGAAATATTTAATTGTGAATTATCAGACAAAGAAACCCGTTCTCAAGCTCTTAGTCCAGATTTGACAAAACTGAAGAAGGCTAGTGTTATGATAGACAATTCGTTGAGCCCTGCTCATACATTGCTTCAAATACATTGTGTTGATCAAAAGGGCCTTCTCTATGACATTATGAGGCCTTTGAAGGACTGCAATATTCAG ATTGCATATGGACGATTCTCGTCAAATAACAAAGATTTCCGGGAAGTGGACCTATTTATCCAGCAAACCGATGGAAAAAAGATCGTGGATGTGGACAAGCAGAATGCTTTGTGTTCCCGTCTGAAGGTGGAGATGCTTCACCCATTGCGGGTGATTATTGCCAACCGTGGGCCAGATACTGAACTCTTGGTTGCTAACCCAGTAGAATTATCTGGAAAGGGAAGACCTCGTGTTTTCTATGATGTTACCCTTGCTCTGAAAGTGCTGGGGATCTGCATTTTCTCG GCTGAGATTGGAAGGCATTCTACACCAGATCGCGAATGGGAAGTCTACAGATTCCTTCTGGATGAAAGCTGTGACTTTCAACTGTCAGACAGTCGAGCTAGAAATCATATTGTAGACAGAGTGAGAAGAACTTTGATGGGATGGTGA
- the LOC122087735 gene encoding zinc finger protein GIS2-like: protein MSPENSSSPPRARRFRSTERSSYRDAPYRRDRHSYRHDYLCKNCKRPGHYARDCPNVAVCNNCGLPGHIAAECTAKTICWNCKEPGHLASECNNEPICHVCGKVGHLARGCSGSGLPPYDLRLCNNCYKPGHIAVDCTNEKACNNCRKTGHLARECPNEPVCNVCNVSGHLARQCPKSGLASEIVSDPFRDIICRNCGQPGHISRDCVAIVICNNCGGRGHHAFECPSVRMLDHGFRRY, encoded by the exons ATGAGTCCAGAAAACAGCAGCAGTCCTCCAAGAGCAAGGCGATTCCGCAGTACTGAGCGCTCATCTTATCGGGATGCTCCATATCGAAGGGATCGCCATAGCTACAG GCACGATTATCTGTGCAAGAACTGCAAACGACCTGGACATTATGCCAGAGACTGTCCAAATGTAGCTGTTTGTAACAACTGTGGACTTCCTGG TCACATTGCCGCAGAGTGTACTGCAAAAACTATATGCTGGAACTGCAAGGAACCAGGGCATCTTGCAAGTGAATGCAACAATGAGCCTATTTGCCATGTTTGTGGGAAAGTGGGACACCTAGCCCGTGGATGCTCAGGTTCAGGCCTACCACCATATGACCTAAGGCTTTGCAACAACTGTTACAAGCCCGGCCACATCGCTGTTGACTGCACCAATGAGAAGGCATGCAACAACTGTCGCAAGACTGGTCATCTGGCCCGGGAGTGCCCAAATGAGCCTGTCTGCAATGTTTGCAATGTGTCTGGTCATTTAGCCCGTCAATGCCCCAAGTCAGGTCTTGCATCAGAGATAGTCAGTGACCCCTTCCGTGACATCATCTGTCGCAACTGTGGCCAGCCAGGACACATTAGCCGTGACTGTGTAGCGATAGTCATCTGCAACAACTGTGGTGGTAGGGGCCATCATGCATTTGAATGCCCTTCGGTACGGATGCTTGACCATGGATTCCGGAGGTACTGA